One genomic region from Arthrobacter sp. FB24 encodes:
- a CDS encoding O-acetylhomoserine aminocarboxypropyltransferase/cysteine synthase family protein: protein MADRKFGFRTRALHAGGTPDAEHGARAVPIYQTTSFVFKDTQDAANLFALQKYGNIYSRIGNPTVAAFEERIASLEGGIGAVATSSGMAAEFITFAALTQAGDHIVAASQLYGGTVTQLDVTLRRFGVDTTFVPGTDPADYAAAVRENTKAIFVEVVANPSSEVQDLEGLAKVARDAGIPLVVDATLSTPYLVRPIEHGADIVIHSATKFLGGHGTTLGGVIVESGRFNWGNGKFPTMTEPVASYGNVSWWGNFGEYGFLTKLRCEQLRDIGPALSPQSAFQLLQGVETLPQRLDEHLKNAQAVAEWLEADERVAYVNFSGLPSHPHFERAQKYLPLGPGSVFSFGVKGGRAAGQKFIEALQLASHLANVGDSRTLVIHPGSTTHQQLSPAQLESAGVPEDLVRISIGLEDLEDILWDLDQALDAASTPVVELVEADTCTIGAN from the coding sequence ATGGCGGACCGCAAGTTCGGCTTCCGCACCCGGGCCCTTCACGCCGGCGGCACACCCGACGCCGAGCACGGCGCGCGGGCCGTCCCGATCTACCAGACCACGTCCTTCGTCTTCAAGGACACCCAGGACGCCGCCAACCTCTTCGCCCTGCAGAAGTACGGCAACATCTACTCGCGCATCGGCAACCCCACGGTGGCGGCGTTCGAAGAGCGCATTGCCTCCCTGGAGGGCGGCATCGGAGCCGTTGCGACGTCGTCGGGCATGGCCGCGGAGTTCATCACCTTTGCCGCGCTCACCCAGGCAGGCGACCACATCGTGGCGGCCTCCCAGCTGTACGGCGGCACGGTCACCCAGCTCGACGTCACGTTGCGCCGCTTCGGGGTGGACACCACGTTCGTCCCCGGCACCGACCCGGCGGACTACGCCGCCGCGGTCCGGGAGAACACCAAGGCGATCTTCGTCGAGGTGGTGGCCAACCCGTCGTCGGAAGTCCAGGACCTTGAGGGGCTGGCAAAGGTGGCGCGCGACGCCGGCATTCCGTTGGTCGTCGACGCCACCTTGAGCACGCCGTACCTGGTGCGGCCGATCGAGCACGGGGCGGACATCGTCATCCACTCCGCCACCAAGTTCCTCGGCGGACACGGCACCACCCTCGGCGGCGTGATCGTCGAGAGCGGCCGGTTCAACTGGGGCAACGGCAAGTTCCCCACCATGACCGAGCCCGTGGCCTCCTACGGCAACGTCTCCTGGTGGGGCAACTTCGGTGAGTATGGCTTCCTGACCAAGCTCCGCTGCGAGCAGCTGCGGGATATCGGCCCCGCACTCTCTCCGCAGTCCGCGTTCCAGCTGCTGCAGGGCGTGGAAACCCTTCCGCAGCGCCTCGACGAGCACCTGAAGAACGCCCAGGCCGTGGCCGAATGGCTCGAAGCGGACGAGCGCGTGGCGTACGTCAACTTCTCCGGATTGCCGTCGCACCCGCACTTCGAGCGGGCGCAGAAGTACCTGCCCCTGGGTCCAGGCTCGGTATTCTCCTTCGGTGTCAAGGGCGGCCGCGCAGCCGGGCAGAAATTCATCGAGGCACTCCAGCTGGCCTCGCACCTGGCCAACGTCGGCGACTCCCGTACTCTCGTGATCCACCCCGGCTCCACCACCCACCAGCAGCTGAGCCCGGCCCAGCTTGAGTCTGCGGGAGTACCGGAAGACCTGGTGCGGATTTCGATCGGGCTCGAGGACCTCGAGGACATCCTCTGGGACCTCGACCAGGCGCTGGACGCTGCGTCTACACCGGTGGTCGAGCTTGTCGAGGCCGACACCTGCACGATCGGAGCGAACTGA
- a CDS encoding Hpt domain-containing protein — protein MGLSLKSGKNKTGPEPGLPERTAALEQGPRRYRARINRAPVLDPTRVQELAGNIHAQSRLLEFLNLFLVLLPSRVNNVAGALASGDPQAASAAAQSLASSAAMAGAARLELVALLVDSDLRIGRMDRARETGRRLGPDAAELASALSRLLTGR, from the coding sequence ATGGGTCTCAGCTTGAAGTCAGGTAAGAACAAAACCGGTCCGGAGCCAGGGCTGCCGGAGCGGACCGCAGCACTCGAACAGGGGCCGCGTCGGTACCGTGCCCGGATCAACCGGGCCCCGGTCCTCGACCCCACGCGGGTGCAGGAGCTCGCCGGGAACATCCACGCCCAAAGCCGGCTTCTTGAATTCCTTAACCTTTTCCTGGTCCTGCTGCCCTCCAGGGTCAACAATGTGGCAGGTGCCTTGGCCAGCGGAGACCCTCAGGCCGCGAGCGCGGCCGCCCAGAGCCTTGCATCGTCCGCCGCGATGGCCGGAGCAGCCCGGCTGGAACTCGTTGCCCTGCTCGTCGACAGCGATCTCCGCATTGGTCGGATGGACCGGGCCCGCGAGACCGGCCGGCGCCTCGGACCGGACGCCGCCGAGCTGGCATCAGCCCTGTCCCGGCTGCTGACAGGCCGCTGA
- a CDS encoding ABC transporter ATP-binding protein yields MSTTGTASPILSARGLHHSFGQTKALRGIDLDVQRGEVLAVMGPSGSGKSTLLHCLAGVLVPDGGSVTYRPSGRSPMETSALGEPKRTRLRLTDFGFVFQFGQLLPELTAADNVSLPLLLAGTRRPEALRRSTELLERLGLDGMAARLPGELSGGQAQRVAVARAMVTSPAVLFADEPTGSLDSLASENVLTLMLELVREAGTTVVMITHDARTAAYADREVIVRDGGIGAGYRVTA; encoded by the coding sequence ATGAGCACGACTGGCACCGCGTCACCTATTCTCAGTGCCCGCGGCCTGCACCACTCCTTCGGGCAGACCAAGGCCCTACGCGGAATCGACCTCGACGTCCAGCGCGGCGAAGTGCTCGCCGTCATGGGCCCCTCAGGGTCCGGCAAATCCACGCTGCTGCACTGCCTGGCCGGTGTCCTTGTCCCCGACGGCGGTTCGGTGACCTACCGTCCCTCCGGTCGGTCACCGATGGAGACCAGCGCCCTCGGGGAGCCGAAACGGACCCGGCTGCGGCTGACCGATTTCGGGTTCGTGTTTCAGTTCGGCCAGCTGCTGCCGGAGCTCACTGCGGCGGACAACGTCAGCCTCCCGCTCCTGCTGGCCGGGACCCGGCGGCCGGAGGCGCTGCGCCGGTCCACGGAACTGCTGGAGCGCCTCGGCCTGGACGGGATGGCCGCCAGGCTGCCCGGCGAGCTGTCCGGAGGCCAGGCCCAGCGCGTCGCCGTTGCCCGCGCCATGGTGACATCCCCTGCCGTGTTGTTCGCCGATGAGCCCACGGGTTCGCTGGATTCCCTCGCTTCCGAAAACGTGCTGACTCTTATGCTCGAGCTTGTCCGTGAAGCGGGCACCACCGTGGTGATGATCACCCACGATGCCCGTACCGCCGCTTATGCGGACCGGGAGGTCATCGTGCGGGACGGCGGTATCGGTGCGGGATACCGGGTGACGGCGTGA
- a CDS encoding TrmH family RNA methyltransferase, whose product MTDHPQTPALPVPPPGEEPEPKAEVGVGPWEGEFPEGEHWDPDLLADGDRRNVVDKYRYWKHEAIVADLDSKRHDFHIAIENWQHDLNIGTVVRTANAFLAKEVHIIGRRRWNRRGAMVTDRYQHVRHHPTVEDFVAWAQGEGLAIIGIDIFPDSVPLETYDLPKNCVLVFGQEGPGLTPEVHEAAVDTLSIEQFGSTRSINAASAAAIAMHAWIRRHVFSQHV is encoded by the coding sequence GTGACTGACCACCCCCAGACCCCAGCCCTGCCCGTTCCTCCACCCGGGGAGGAACCGGAACCCAAGGCGGAGGTCGGCGTCGGGCCCTGGGAAGGCGAGTTTCCCGAGGGTGAGCACTGGGACCCGGACCTCCTGGCCGACGGGGACCGCCGGAACGTGGTGGACAAGTACCGCTACTGGAAGCACGAGGCCATCGTGGCGGACCTCGACTCGAAGCGCCACGACTTCCACATCGCCATCGAAAACTGGCAGCACGACCTCAACATCGGCACCGTCGTGCGCACCGCCAACGCCTTCCTCGCCAAGGAAGTGCACATCATTGGGCGACGCCGGTGGAATCGCCGCGGAGCCATGGTCACCGACCGCTACCAGCACGTCCGCCACCACCCCACGGTTGAGGACTTTGTGGCGTGGGCGCAGGGGGAGGGGCTGGCCATCATCGGCATCGACATCTTCCCCGATTCCGTGCCCCTGGAAACCTACGACCTCCCGAAAAACTGCGTCCTGGTGTTCGGCCAGGAAGGCCCGGGCCTGACTCCGGAAGTCCACGAGGCGGCCGTGGACACCTTGTCGATCGAACAGTTCGGCTCCACCCGGTCCATCAACGCGGCGTCCGCTGCGGCCATCGCCATGCACGCCTGGATCCGCCGGCACGTGTTCAGCCAGCACGTCTAA
- a CDS encoding ABC transporter permease, giving the protein MNPGLLKLAVVGSRSAYGRVAGIAGGVAVGVCLLLLLWGGANGLSARDDRGAWLRETGLPSVAAPLTDDPTASAPATPVPLTADTVLMEANAAEVFRDRLINRRDVAALEATTVKIPGIGSPPEPGSYFASPALQRLIESTPRDELGDRFGTFAGTIDDAALPGPDSLVIVTGAAEADLRQNGRAFLVSDFTTNPYGGSAAAYNTVLSIGAIAVFFPVLLLISIVTGLGAAQRRERFATLRLIGASPQAISGIAAVETAVPSLIGAVLGVVLAAVLRPAAAQIPVNGSRMFAADLTTGWAATAAVVAVVVTASALVAAHRTAHAGIGPLGVTRAVHEKTPTIWRSVPLLAGLAAMITAVLMIRVMAVRLPWLESPLLIGGFVLVLVGIVVIGPWLTRLVSRLGLRRARSAAGVIAASRIQKTPVATFRSVSGLVIAVFVVSVFAGGSSIVESTQAPPARPGLLQPTSLHATVAAGHTPDQVADAVRAAGELPGIRNATIGYGPAALSERDAGPEIYLRAADAPGLGFEDIPATETVAVDTSFLQYWTTQPVALTPAPAANLDGLIPVVIVLGTDGTPEAMDRARTALNGSAVTAIPATARLDLQPQSSTRLIQGLAALAYLGMFVAIAIAGLSLAVATASAILDRKRVLGLMRLMGMPVSVLRRIITREAAVPLLTVVLLSVGLGFLVAWLMVAFIDDTYRVTWPAPEYFLALGLSLVLALGAVIATFSLIRGNTAVTATRFE; this is encoded by the coding sequence GTGAATCCCGGATTGCTCAAACTGGCAGTCGTCGGCAGCCGGTCCGCCTACGGCAGGGTCGCCGGAATCGCCGGAGGGGTCGCCGTCGGAGTCTGCCTGCTGCTGTTGCTCTGGGGCGGCGCCAACGGGCTGAGCGCACGTGATGACCGCGGCGCCTGGCTGCGCGAAACCGGCCTGCCTTCCGTGGCCGCTCCCCTGACGGACGATCCGACCGCTTCGGCGCCCGCGACGCCGGTGCCGCTGACCGCGGACACGGTGCTTATGGAGGCGAACGCGGCGGAGGTCTTCCGCGACCGGCTGATCAACCGCCGCGACGTCGCGGCCCTCGAGGCGACCACCGTCAAGATCCCCGGCATCGGCAGCCCTCCGGAACCGGGGAGCTACTTTGCATCCCCGGCACTGCAGCGTCTGATCGAGTCAACTCCCCGGGACGAGCTTGGCGACCGTTTCGGGACGTTCGCCGGCACGATCGACGATGCTGCCTTGCCGGGACCTGATTCCCTGGTCATCGTCACGGGAGCAGCGGAAGCCGACCTCCGCCAGAACGGCAGGGCTTTCCTGGTGTCAGACTTCACGACCAACCCCTACGGTGGCAGCGCGGCCGCTTACAACACCGTGCTATCCATCGGGGCCATCGCGGTGTTCTTCCCTGTTCTGCTCCTGATCAGCATTGTCACCGGCCTGGGTGCTGCCCAGCGCCGGGAACGGTTCGCGACCCTGCGACTCATTGGCGCTTCCCCGCAGGCAATCTCAGGGATCGCCGCCGTCGAAACCGCTGTCCCCAGCCTCATCGGGGCAGTCCTCGGCGTCGTGCTGGCCGCCGTCCTGCGGCCGGCTGCCGCACAGATACCGGTCAACGGCAGCAGGATGTTCGCCGCGGACCTGACCACCGGCTGGGCGGCGACCGCCGCCGTCGTCGCCGTGGTGGTCACCGCCTCGGCGCTCGTCGCCGCGCACCGCACTGCCCATGCAGGCATCGGCCCCTTGGGCGTGACGAGGGCTGTGCACGAAAAGACCCCCACCATATGGCGGAGCGTTCCCTTGCTGGCCGGCCTGGCCGCCATGATCACGGCTGTACTGATGATCCGGGTCATGGCGGTCCGGCTGCCGTGGTTGGAGTCCCCGCTCCTTATCGGCGGCTTCGTGCTGGTCCTCGTCGGCATCGTGGTCATCGGCCCGTGGCTTACCCGGCTGGTGAGCCGGCTGGGGCTGCGCCGGGCACGGAGCGCTGCGGGAGTCATTGCCGCCAGCCGGATCCAAAAGACTCCGGTGGCGACTTTCCGTTCCGTATCCGGGCTGGTGATCGCCGTGTTCGTCGTGTCCGTGTTCGCCGGAGGATCCAGCATCGTCGAATCAACGCAGGCGCCTCCTGCCCGGCCCGGCCTCCTCCAGCCCACCAGCCTCCACGCGACCGTGGCCGCCGGACACACCCCTGACCAGGTCGCGGACGCCGTCCGCGCAGCCGGGGAACTGCCGGGAATCCGGAACGCCACCATCGGCTACGGTCCGGCAGCCCTCTCCGAACGGGATGCCGGCCCGGAAATCTACCTTCGCGCCGCGGACGCTCCCGGCCTTGGGTTCGAGGACATCCCGGCAACAGAAACAGTCGCCGTCGATACGTCGTTCCTCCAGTACTGGACGACGCAGCCAGTGGCACTGACCCCAGCGCCGGCCGCCAACCTGGATGGACTAATCCCGGTGGTGATTGTGCTCGGCACCGACGGGACCCCCGAAGCCATGGACCGCGCCCGCACGGCATTGAACGGTTCAGCCGTCACGGCCATCCCGGCCACTGCCCGGCTGGACCTCCAGCCGCAGTCCTCCACGCGCCTGATCCAGGGCCTGGCGGCGCTCGCCTACCTCGGCATGTTTGTCGCAATCGCCATAGCCGGGCTGTCCCTGGCCGTCGCCACCGCCTCCGCCATCCTGGACCGGAAGAGAGTCCTCGGCCTGATGCGGCTGATGGGGATGCCCGTCTCGGTCCTTCGCCGGATCATCACGCGTGAGGCGGCCGTCCCGCTCCTGACCGTGGTGCTTCTCTCGGTCGGCCTGGGGTTCCTCGTGGCCTGGCTCATGGTGGCCTTCATTGACGACACGTACCGGGTGACGTGGCCTGCGCCCGAGTATTTCCTGGCCTTGGGCCTCAGCCTGGTCCTGGCCCTCGGAGCGGTCATCGCGACATTCAGCCTCATCCGCGGCAACACAGCGGTGACGGCCACACGCTTCGAATAG
- a CDS encoding DUF3151 domain-containing protein encodes MSDEFRRNLMGPEPTLLPAESEIYQHLALGQEALDLVAKHPTSSLLWAILAEEAWNEGRIVDSYAYARVGYHRGLDSLRRNGWRGVGPIPWEHEPNRGFLRALYALGRASSAIGEAEEPERIEKFLNDSDPTAKAAIEGT; translated from the coding sequence ATGTCCGACGAGTTCCGCAGGAACCTGATGGGCCCGGAGCCCACGCTCCTGCCCGCGGAGTCCGAGATCTACCAGCACCTGGCTCTCGGCCAGGAGGCACTGGATCTTGTGGCGAAGCACCCCACGTCCTCGCTTCTGTGGGCCATCCTGGCCGAGGAAGCCTGGAATGAGGGCCGGATTGTCGATTCCTATGCCTACGCCCGCGTTGGCTACCACCGGGGCCTGGATTCGCTGCGGCGCAACGGCTGGCGCGGCGTGGGACCCATCCCGTGGGAACACGAGCCCAACCGCGGCTTCCTGCGCGCCCTGTACGCGCTGGGCCGTGCATCGTCGGCCATCGGCGAGGCAGAGGAACCGGAGCGCATTGAGAAGTTCCTCAATGACTCCGATCCCACCGCCAAGGCGGCCATCGAAGGCACGTAA
- a CDS encoding CoA-binding protein, whose product MSVEDRTWESPSAPDRLNLLRQAKSLAIVGASDKPSRASYFVATYLQSSTRYKVYFVNPVVKEILGQPTYASLADLPESPDIVDVFRKHDDLPGVLDEAIAAGAKTLWLQLGSWHEDVAKEAEAAGLDVVMDRCVKIEHARFHGGLHLAGFDTGVISSKRQVLA is encoded by the coding sequence ATGTCTGTCGAAGACCGCACTTGGGAAAGCCCCTCAGCGCCTGATCGCCTGAACCTGCTCCGGCAGGCGAAGTCCCTCGCGATTGTGGGCGCCTCGGACAAGCCCTCGCGGGCCAGTTACTTCGTGGCGACCTACCTGCAGTCCTCCACCCGCTACAAGGTGTACTTCGTCAACCCGGTAGTCAAGGAAATCCTGGGGCAGCCCACCTATGCGTCGCTGGCGGACCTCCCGGAGAGCCCCGACATCGTGGACGTGTTCCGCAAGCACGATGACCTGCCCGGTGTCCTGGATGAGGCCATCGCGGCCGGCGCCAAGACGCTGTGGCTGCAGCTGGGCTCGTGGCATGAGGACGTCGCCAAGGAAGCGGAAGCCGCCGGTCTCGACGTCGTGATGGACCGGTGCGTCAAGATCGAGCACGCCCGCTTCCACGGCGGACTCCACCTTGCCGGCTTCGACACCGGTGTCATCTCCTCCAAGCGGCAGGTCCTGGCTTAG
- a CDS encoding uracil-DNA glycosylase, translated as MTALATESFREQLLSRRYEPNVAVVNELCDTFQSLKPDTVVPYVDPMHDVDECRIISLYSNIGTADESGFITAGDSEAATRMLGVQWKLGLRPEFVMPWNVHPWHIPGEPNGKFTPDQISAGLKPLLKFLALVPRASVIVAHGTEANRLAQLLLKTEVPLLWRRGLKTYKVRSLSGRAFAGTEARQQQYLDEMHVVYADAMARTGLTKAN; from the coding sequence ATGACAGCCCTGGCTACTGAATCTTTCCGCGAGCAGCTTCTGAGCCGCCGTTACGAACCCAACGTCGCAGTTGTCAATGAGCTGTGCGATACCTTCCAGAGCCTCAAGCCGGACACTGTGGTCCCCTACGTGGACCCGATGCACGACGTCGACGAGTGCCGCATCATCAGCCTGTACTCCAACATCGGCACCGCCGATGAATCCGGTTTCATCACCGCCGGCGACAGCGAAGCTGCCACCCGCATGCTCGGCGTGCAGTGGAAGCTGGGCCTGCGCCCCGAGTTCGTCATGCCCTGGAACGTCCACCCGTGGCACATCCCCGGCGAACCCAACGGCAAGTTCACGCCGGACCAGATTTCGGCCGGCCTCAAGCCGCTGCTGAAGTTCCTCGCGCTGGTTCCCCGTGCCTCCGTGATCGTGGCCCACGGTACCGAAGCCAACCGCCTGGCCCAGCTGCTCCTGAAGACCGAAGTGCCGCTGCTGTGGCGCCGGGGCCTGAAGACCTACAAGGTCCGCTCACTCAGCGGCCGCGCCTTCGCCGGAACCGAGGCGCGCCAGCAGCAGTACCTCGACGAAATGCACGTTGTGTACGCAGACGCCATGGCCCGCACCGGCCTCACCAAGGCTAACTAA
- a CDS encoding PadR family transcriptional regulator, translated as MNKSLTLLGLLSRQPSYGYDLKHSYDRYFGTGKALAFGQVYSTLARMVRDELINALGGETGAGPDRKKYEITAAGQVKVHEWLFTPDVPSESLQSNLFAKTVIALLLEDDADRLLDVQRSEHMARMRELTRLKKDADLLQVLMCDHGLFHIEADLRWIDLTGARLAQLKKELQST; from the coding sequence GTGAACAAATCCCTCACGCTGCTGGGCCTCCTCAGCCGCCAGCCCAGCTACGGCTACGATCTCAAGCATTCCTACGACCGCTACTTCGGAACCGGGAAGGCCCTGGCCTTTGGGCAGGTGTATTCCACCCTCGCCCGCATGGTTCGCGACGAACTGATCAACGCCCTGGGCGGGGAGACTGGCGCCGGACCGGACCGGAAGAAGTACGAAATCACTGCCGCCGGCCAGGTCAAGGTGCACGAGTGGCTGTTCACGCCCGACGTTCCCTCGGAGTCCCTCCAAAGCAACCTGTTTGCCAAGACCGTGATCGCCTTACTGCTCGAAGACGACGCCGACCGGCTGCTCGATGTGCAGCGCAGCGAACACATGGCCCGCATGCGTGAGCTGACCCGCCTGAAAAAGGACGCGGACCTGCTTCAGGTCCTGATGTGCGACCACGGCCTGTTCCACATCGAAGCCGATCTGCGCTGGATCGACCTCACGGGCGCCCGCCTGGCCCAACTCAAGAAGGAGCTCCAGAGCACATGA
- a CDS encoding RNA polymerase sigma factor produces the protein MTEALTDASLMALKGRDGELFNLVYRSYASQVLGYLTARGVEDPEATMQDVFLAVLPRIATISGGASGLRTFLFSVAHARMVDDHRRQSRTPPKQPFEPDLDRREAASAEAGAMLLVAPGEVLELLDVLGEDQKEVLTLRIIADLTVEQVAEIMGKSAGAVKQLQRRALDRLREHSAVKDYVAP, from the coding sequence GTGACCGAAGCACTGACCGACGCCTCATTGATGGCCCTCAAGGGGCGCGATGGCGAGTTGTTCAACCTGGTCTATCGGAGTTATGCGTCGCAGGTACTGGGATACCTGACCGCCCGGGGCGTCGAGGACCCGGAGGCCACCATGCAGGACGTCTTCCTGGCGGTCCTGCCCCGGATAGCCACAATCAGCGGCGGTGCCAGCGGGCTTAGGACGTTCCTGTTCTCGGTGGCCCATGCGCGGATGGTTGACGATCACCGAAGGCAAAGCCGGACGCCCCCGAAGCAGCCTTTCGAACCCGATCTTGACCGGCGGGAAGCCGCCTCGGCTGAAGCCGGGGCAATGCTGCTGGTGGCGCCGGGGGAGGTGCTGGAACTGCTTGACGTGCTGGGAGAGGACCAGAAGGAGGTCCTGACCCTCCGGATCATCGCAGATCTCACCGTTGAGCAAGTGGCCGAAATCATGGGGAAAAGCGCCGGAGCCGTAAAACAGCTTCAGCGACGTGCTTTGGACAGACTCCGTGAACATTCGGCCGTAAAGGACTACGTGGCGCCATGA
- the fbaA gene encoding class II fructose-bisphosphate aldolase, translated as MPIATPEIYSEMIDRAKAGGFAFPAVNVTSSQTLNAALRGFAEAESDGIVQVSTGGAAYWSGASTKDMVAGSLGFAAFAREVAKNYGVNIALHTDHCPKDKLDGFVLPLLAASEAEVKAGRNPIFNSHMWDGSAETLQENLRIARELLERTAAAKMILEVEIGTVGGEEDGVENEINEKLYTTVEDALVTIEALGAGENGRYITALTFGNVHGVYKPGGVKLRPEILKDIQAQVGAKIGKESPFDLVFHGGSGSSDQEIADAVSYGTIKMNIDTDTQYAYTRPVADHMFKNYDGVLKVDGEVGNKKTYDPRVWGASAEAGLAARVVEATKQLGSAGKTF; from the coding sequence ATGCCCATTGCAACCCCAGAGATCTACTCCGAGATGATCGACCGCGCAAAGGCGGGCGGCTTTGCTTTCCCGGCAGTCAACGTCACGTCCTCGCAGACGCTGAACGCGGCCCTGCGCGGCTTCGCCGAGGCAGAGTCCGACGGCATCGTCCAGGTTTCCACCGGCGGCGCAGCCTACTGGTCAGGCGCCTCGACCAAGGACATGGTTGCCGGCTCCCTGGGCTTCGCGGCATTCGCCCGCGAAGTAGCCAAGAACTACGGCGTCAACATCGCGCTGCACACGGACCACTGCCCCAAGGACAAGCTGGACGGCTTTGTCCTGCCGCTGCTGGCCGCTTCGGAGGCCGAGGTTAAGGCCGGACGCAACCCGATCTTCAACTCGCACATGTGGGACGGCTCCGCCGAGACCCTGCAGGAAAACCTGCGCATCGCCCGTGAACTCCTGGAGCGCACCGCCGCTGCCAAGATGATCCTCGAGGTCGAGATCGGCACGGTCGGCGGCGAAGAAGACGGCGTCGAAAACGAGATCAACGAGAAGCTCTACACCACGGTGGAAGACGCCCTGGTCACCATCGAGGCCCTCGGCGCCGGCGAGAACGGCCGCTACATCACCGCCCTGACCTTCGGCAACGTGCACGGCGTGTACAAGCCCGGCGGCGTGAAGCTGCGCCCGGAGATCCTCAAGGACATCCAGGCCCAGGTCGGCGCAAAGATCGGCAAGGAAAGCCCGTTCGACCTGGTCTTCCACGGCGGCTCCGGCTCTTCGGACCAGGAAATCGCGGACGCCGTTTCCTACGGCACCATCAAGATGAACATCGACACCGACACCCAGTACGCCTACACGCGTCCCGTGGCGGACCACATGTTCAAGAACTACGACGGCGTGCTGAAGGTTGACGGCGAGGTAGGCAACAAGAAGACCTACGACCCGCGCGTCTGGGGCGCCTCCGCTGAAGCCGGACTGGCTGCCCGCGTGGTTGAGGCCACCAAGCAGCTCGGCTCGGCCGGAAAGACGTTCTAA
- a CDS encoding adenylosuccinate synthase, with the protein MPAIVIVGAQWGDEGKGKATDLLGGRVDYVVKPNGGNNAGHTVVVGGEKYELKLLPAGILSPNAVPIIGNGCVVNLEALFQEIDGLEARGADTSKLRVSANAHLVAPYHQVLDKVTERFLGSRAIGTTGRGIGPAYMDKVARLGIRVQDVFDASILRQKVEGSLRQKNELLVKVYNRRDIEVDEIVDYFLSFAERLRPLVIDSTYVLNTALDEGKVVLMEGGQATFLDVDHGTYPFVTSSNPTAGGASVGSGIGPTRISRSIGIIKAYTTRVGAGPFPTELFDEMGMYLQKTGGEFGVNTGRPRRCGWYDAVLARHASRVNGFTDYFVTKLDVLTGIEQIPVCVAYDVDGVRHDEMPMTQTEFHHAKPIFEYFEGWTEDITGARTLEDLPENAKNYVLALEKLSGTRFSAIGVGPDRDQTIVVNDLIND; encoded by the coding sequence ATGCCAGCAATCGTGATCGTCGGAGCCCAGTGGGGCGACGAAGGCAAAGGTAAAGCCACTGACCTGCTTGGCGGCCGCGTCGACTACGTGGTCAAGCCGAACGGCGGCAACAACGCCGGGCACACCGTCGTCGTGGGCGGTGAGAAGTATGAGCTCAAGCTCCTTCCTGCCGGCATCCTGAGCCCGAACGCGGTTCCGATCATCGGCAACGGCTGCGTGGTGAACCTCGAAGCACTGTTCCAGGAAATTGACGGCCTGGAGGCCCGCGGTGCGGACACCTCCAAGCTTCGCGTCTCCGCCAACGCCCACCTTGTGGCGCCCTACCACCAGGTGCTGGACAAGGTCACCGAGCGCTTCCTCGGCAGCCGTGCCATCGGCACCACCGGCCGCGGCATCGGCCCGGCCTATATGGACAAGGTGGCCCGCCTGGGCATCCGCGTGCAGGACGTTTTCGACGCTTCGATCCTGCGCCAGAAGGTCGAAGGATCGCTGCGCCAGAAAAACGAACTCCTCGTCAAGGTCTACAACCGCCGCGACATCGAGGTGGACGAGATCGTGGACTACTTCCTGTCCTTCGCCGAGCGTCTCCGCCCGCTGGTCATCGACAGCACCTATGTCCTGAACACGGCACTGGACGAGGGCAAGGTGGTCCTTATGGAGGGCGGCCAGGCCACCTTCCTGGACGTGGACCACGGCACGTACCCGTTCGTGACCTCCTCCAACCCGACTGCCGGCGGCGCGTCGGTGGGCTCCGGCATCGGCCCCACCCGCATCTCGCGCTCCATAGGCATCATCAAGGCCTACACCACGCGAGTGGGCGCCGGACCGTTCCCCACGGAACTCTTCGATGAGATGGGCATGTACCTGCAGAAGACCGGCGGCGAGTTCGGCGTCAACACAGGCCGCCCCCGCCGCTGCGGCTGGTACGACGCCGTGCTGGCGCGCCACGCCTCACGCGTCAACGGCTTCACGGACTACTTCGTCACCAAGCTGGACGTGCTGACCGGCATCGAGCAGATCCCGGTCTGCGTGGCCTACGACGTGGACGGCGTGCGGCACGACGAAATGCCCATGACCCAGACCGAGTTCCACCACGCCAAGCCGATCTTCGAGTACTTCGAGGGCTGGACCGAGGACATCACCGGCGCGCGCACCCTGGAGGACCTCCCGGAGAACGCCAAGAACTACGTGCTGGCCCTCGAGAAGCTGTCCGGCACGCGGTTCTCGGCGATCGGCGTCGGCCCGGACCGTGACCAGACCATCGTGGTCAACGATTTGATCAACGACTAA